A region from the Aegilops tauschii subsp. strangulata cultivar AL8/78 chromosome 5, Aet v6.0, whole genome shotgun sequence genome encodes:
- the LOC109751753 gene encoding uncharacterized protein — protein sequence MGSLMAGWDSPVLGDDTKARVMRNRSLTKEEVEAFWRQRGKPAREDGGGETLAVDVTSLFASPGRPMEKSPLGSSQRSRSPASSPVAAGHEEIDAADAADAGKSRDWWTRSNWAFLNEPPHEERPGTAHSYTPQFHVAARNA from the exons ATGGGGTCTCTGATGGCCGGCTGGGATTCGCCGGTTCTTGGCGATGACACCAAAG CTCGTGTGATGAGGAACCGGTCCCTGAcaaaggaggaggtggaggccttCTGGAGGCAGCGCGGGAAGCCGGCGCGGGAGGACGGCGGCGGTGAGACCCTTGCCGTCGACGTCACCTCCCTGTTCGCCTCCCCTGGTCGACCTATGGAGAAGAGCCCGCTGGGAAGCTCGCAGAGGAGCAGGTCACCGGCGTCGTCTCCGGTGGCTGCCGGCCACGAGGAGATCGACGCAGCTGACGCCGCCGACGCCGGCAAGAGCCGGGACTG GTGGACGAGGAGCAACTGGGCCTTCCTCAACGAGCCGCCGCACGAGGAGAGGCCGGGCACGGCGCACAGCTACACGCCGCAGTTCCACGTCGCCGCCCGCAACGCCTGA